The Solenopsis invicta isolate M01_SB chromosome 1, UNIL_Sinv_3.0, whole genome shotgun sequence DNA segment TGATAAGAAAAtgaacaattaaaatttgttgaaaaagatTCCGCTAAATTCTGCAATAAATTGTATGTTGCACGTGCGagtatttttttagataagatGAGTCAGGCTAAATCCAAGATACATAACAAAATCGTCAATTATTATTTGCGTAGTGAAAGATTTATGTgcttaattgttaaattgattcCGAGAATATTAAGTAGATTCGTCATCAACATCATGCGGAATTTAAGCGCATTTATTCTCGACTCTTGGtgaaatttgcatgtaaagaatttttattactaacgccataatattaattttatattatattttaatatataataattattatttaataatttaataattttattattattgcaatatttaaaaagttatattaaaataggtataaattatgtgtatttaatgcaataatcaaaaaatatattattaattaacgcgAGAGGCGGAACTTGCAAGACTTTGtggtattatatttaattaacactaatttttcatttaattttacaactaTCACTATGTTTACAGATGATAAAGTGTTTATCATGAATATATTTGCAGATTGTAagcatattttattatctacgaTAAACGATATACGGTCAGTATGCTATTAATTGGCATTTATTACTCTGCTAGTATAACATTATATTGCTGGTAATGCTCaacttgtcttttttttatcatcttgTTATAGctctttatcttattttctatgtaagttgtgaaatattttaaactaaaatgaGATTTAGATGTTTAATTGTATCTTAAttgctgttaaaaaatttatcacttTAAATCCTCATTTTATTTGCAAGAATGCATTTTGACTATTCTAGATGAAGATATACAATGCATACAAAGGAAATATTTATccaagaaagaaatatataaagtgatattgtatattgtatcaAATTGTCGGAGATTagaatagttatttttaaaaagtaacttgttatcgttacttaaaaagtaatgctactttttttcattgttattttagtgttaaaacaagataaaattaaatataaaatttatttcgctaaaattttgttaaattttttattaaaaaatattaataaaaacaattaataaaaacaatattattttgtatattaaattcgcaagactacaaaaaaaatttaaaggaaaagatttaaaaatgtttaaaatccaaagttaaaaatttgggtttttattaaatttataaatatagcgaaatttatattttttttgcattcttaattttgtttttaaaaatttttatataacaatttcaagctcaagaaaattattcttaaaatgaATGTGACAAGATAATAGTCTTTTTGACGTTTTAAAACTATGTTTCAATCTTAAACGTAACAATAGACTATGAATACCAATTGCTATTCATAGTCTATTGTTATgtttaagatttaaatataGTTTTGGTGGAGTAATTTAAGTCTTAAACGTAACAATAGACTATAAATATCAACTAGAGGTTAAAGATTaaacacacacgtacacaatGGGAATTGTCACTAAAAGGTTTAAAATGtaaacagtaataaaataactattaaacagtataaaaataactattaaatttgttacctttactgaaaaaaatgtaatcacGTTACTAATTGCAGTATAGCTACTATGTTaaagttactttaaaaaaaaaaaaaaaaaaaacggattggcattatttttcttttttatcatatcTTGGATAAATGGACACTAATCTTATCACGTGTGTTACTTAGAATGTTTTCTACGTGAAATTTTATCCATTGGGTAATATTTGTACTTGCCTGTATACTTTCCAATCCTACAAATTGTGATTTATATCAAATTCACTTTTAACTGAAATTGCTGAGAAAAATTCTGCAAAGttcgaataaataaaattatttacgttattaaTTTATCGATAACTTTATTGAACTTTTCTAGCACTTGTGACACTGTCACACatgtaaatgtttaaatacaTGTGCGATAACGTTTGCTCACCCCGCGCAAAGTAAAATGCATTAGCAGAAATTTATGATATAAGCGTATTACGATTTCTTTGacgtcaatttaataaaaaattctgcataatgttaataaaatttttaattttttttttataattttattaaataatgaaacattCCACGATCGCGATGGTTGTAATTTAATGGAATACGAAAATATTGGAACGCTCAACACGCTTTcttacaaaaatgttattaaacactaatttgtaaaaatgatgTGTAAGAAAAGTTAattgtttttaagatataataaaCAAACGATGCAGCGATGTCATGGACGATTGtatttaattgcacattatttgaaaatattttatttattattttatttattattaatcatataaagCGAAagcgtaaaatatattttatgtaggTCACACTTTGGAACGTTATGATTGCTTATATCACTCACTTTTTTGACATAGGCGATAATCATAATTATCACACGGTACTCGTCGTATGAGGTagcacattatttttttgtgccTTACGCAACTACCTAATTGTATTATGCGCCGAACGTGCGCGTTTTATCCAACGACCAAAAGGCTACGAGCGACACGTGCCCTCGCGCTTGACGGAGCAAAACTTTATGAagtttttcatgtaaaaaatcCGTTTCAAGTCTACTGAGAAATCGTCGTTTTTCGAAGCATTATGACGATTCTTCGATCTATTTGTGATTTGTACAATTGCAACAAAAGCGAACAACGAATATACTCGACATCGATAGACTCGTTATATGCCGTTATATACCAACGgcttaataaaattacagatgCGTATATGCATTGATGCATATATTGCATAATTTACCTATAGAATTATCATTTAGGTAATTAACTAAACCATTGTTCGCTTCACCGAACGgctatgttattaatattattcgcGTTATATATATACGCGCTACACGCACAACCGATATTCCTGAGTATCTAATATTTACGACTAGCTACATTGAAATTTAACTAAACCTGGTTTTGTCTCATGTACGGTCAGAAGCGgaaaggttgcaacacttttttttcggCGAGTTTCGGAATGCAGTCTGATCACCCTAgcgattggttcttacttatggatcTAACCAGTTGCGTTTATCCGCTCCACGAGCAAGGCTAAATTCCGAGACCCGTCGAAAAAGTGTTGTAGACTTTTTGCTTCTGAccgtataatatacataattttatatacatacgagTATACGCACACGCATAACAGAAATCAAATCTCTTGACATGTTTAAATGTGTCCAggagaattataaaattagtaattttttaactttttgctgTATGATTTACATcacgaatttttgaaattagtaATTTGTAGACATTTTATtgcgtatttatttatattttatgttatattttatcacataaaatttatttattattttgagaaaaacctagattttaaataaatgcaaataaacgGATAGCTTCAAAAAGATTGTTGCCgctaaaattagaattaaagttTTTCTATTACGTTTTGCctttaaaaatagattaacGTTTATATCGATAAATTGTAGGCAAATCTAAATACGCGGATAATACAGGTTTGAATCgtccttttatcttttttcgcGCCATCTTTCTTGTTACTCTGAAAGCAGAGCAAAGTGTTTTTTAAAGCTTTAGAATGATCTTCCGTGTGTCTCAATTACGCATGCGCGCTAGATCGCGTCAATGATAATGTGACGTGTACAATCTTCTCGCGTTCAGAACACTCGCGTCGCTCGTCGCTCGCGTGACaagcgagcgagtgagcgagtgCATCGACGCTTTATCGTCGAAACAACGTCGTTTTCCTCTAACCGCGGGATGCACCTCGTCCGCTCGTCGGAAGAAGATGCACTGTCGCGAGAAAAATTCTTCTACCGTGAACGAGAGAAGAGAGGGAGGCGGAAAAGAGAGAGTCAAGGAGAGACGGAGAGTGACGTCGCGTCTGCCGATCAAGTGGTCTCTTCGTAATCACTTCGCCTTCGGTGCGTACGAGAGAAAAATATAGAATCTGACGCATACATAGAAGATTAAGTGTTTGTCATGTTACACGTGCGCGCACGTTTTATCCGATTATAATCCGATTATTATCCGATTGCGCTGTAATCACGCAGAGACCCTAGGATACGTTTCAAAATATACCGACAGACTATTGTTGACGGAAACTCTATAGGACACATAAcgtaaattattaagtttttcaatcgatttcaactttaatcgATGTAATACGCAATAATTTTATCagattatcaattatataattatagtagGACGAAATTGATCGTtagaatgttaatatttttgcagAATTACTCATTTTTATGCTTAtcgtccttcataattattttgatgatttcaacaaaattattttcaaatttgaatttagcaaaatttttagatacgtCTGCAACTTTTGCGTGAAGTTAATCTACGTTGACAAAAAATGAACACGTGCGCAcgcatttttatcaattataaattatgatgtgTTCTTTAGCATATTGTcgatatattgtaataatttatacataatttgtcaatatatatgttatttacttaatatatttacaaataagctGCGAAGTTGAAAGGCTacaatatttatagttttaacaagaaaaagtttttttaagccTGTACttaaaatccaatttttttttcaagataatgataaaatataataatattaaatataaataaatacgttaTAAAATGTCCgtgataaaatctaaaaattattaattttaagattttatgatataatctacattgataaaaatgtttgtttttatcaATGAAGATTAACTTTGCGGAAAAATATAGTATTGctgaagcatctaaaaatttaaccaaatatatatctgaaaataattttttgttagaatCCATCAAAAGTAATTATGAAGGATAATAAGCATGATGTAATAATTTTAGCAATCAGTTTCTGTGTCctgcgtaattattttaatgatctaataaaattatttttagatttgtatccaattaaatttttaaatacgttagcaaaattattcttttcatgattaatctcggtttaatttactttttacctttttacagttctaagaattagaaaaagatgaaaagtacGTTTAATCGAGATTAAACACGAAAAGAATATAAACATTGTAATCCGGGAGGTAATGACACCAATTTTTTACCAATATcgacaaagctgattttcatttgTACTTTTGTACAGTTGTTTtcgtgttacaaatgaataaaatgaccgtCAGCCCACGATTCCGCGGGGCGGGGGGGTCCCATAGTGTcttcaaatagtttttttattataacgactaaagtattgaagttaggtaaaatatgtttataatctttattatagagcttatcacgagcttcattgTTTGTTTgacccttttttttataaaatgaatatttttggaaataattaagaaaaactgtttttttttctctaagtatatctcgaaaactgtacgagagcgttaattaatttataagaaaaagttgtttagtatccttgcctctataacatgtATCAAGGTCAACGTGATTGGAACTGAGTCGCCTATACTGCATAATTACcttattttcttcatatttagTATGAGTGACTGACGCACGACGTTCCGTAGTTGCCGCAGCTGACGATATCCTTTCGACATTTCATGTTGTTAATAGTAAGTACAAGAATTTTCAGCTTTGTCGATATTaacttttcgttaatattattaacacttctttttttacaatgttgAGACATTGCGAAAGCCCGCCGTCCCGCGGGATCGTGGGCTGACGGTCATTTTATtcatatgtaacaaaaaaacaactgaacaaataaaaatcagctTTGTCAATATTAGTcgaaaatttgtgtcattacctcCCGGACTATTGGTGGAAGAGTAGCGCGCAAGATTAATGGCGCGTTTTTTACATATCGACTATTTAAAAGTCCATAGTTCACATTACAAATGCTGATTGCTATAGATTGTCAATGCATTTCGGAGCGTATCTTCAGTTGTCGATTATGATTACAACGTGATTGGATAATTGTAATCAAATAACGTAACGTTAATTTATAATACGTTCGTAGAAATGGACGTAACTCGACAAAATGAACTCTACGAAATGATCGATGGTGGATGAACCGCAAGAAACATATTGGTCTATCTTTTGATACGGCATTGGCTTCATTTGCTCGATCACTAAATTCACTAACATGTTTGCTCGTCTCGATTTGCACTTCTTCTGTTACGCAATTCGTAGGAATTTAAGCGACTCATTCCATGATTACTCATCTctcaaataaattgatttatgaAGGACAATCTTATCAGAGAGATCACCGACGCACAATGTAATCGTGAGCATACATTGAAATGACGGAAGTATTAGACTTCAGGAGTAttacacggaaaaaacaatttttccgCAGCAAAAATTTACCTAGACAAATAGGATAGAGCCGgatttttcaaagaattcttttattatacctcatttaaataaacatcctgatgatgagcaatgctgcttTTGATATTCTAGTAACTTGAGCATCCTGCATTTTGCAAGTAATTGTGAATTATAGGGGACCCAGCTctaatcatgttgaccttgacatatgtcatagaggcaaggatactgaacaactttttgttataaattaattggcgctctcgtCTAGTTttcgagaaagaaaaaaaacagtttttcttaattatttcagaaaatatttattttacaaaaaatgtgtcTAACcaaaaatgaagctcgtgataaactataaaaaaggttatatatatatatatattttacctaactttaatattgtagttgttatagtaaaaaaaactgttttaaaataattttttttaattttgagtagttttgcgtgaaatgtAGATGCTTGGGCGAGGGAGGGGCTTTGCCtcccccgtattttttctaatctaacttaatcttattttagttgtaatttggatATCTAATTGATCatgttgcgatattagatttgaaattatggcccaccCTCTCCCGCACCCACCACATCATTAGTGGACCGACTCAAACGAGGTgagttaggttagaaaaaatacgggaggaggtgcagggggaggggcggagcctctcccccgcccacgcgttctctgtacgacatgtaaaaatttaaatttgtcagagtttttaaaatggttttttgattataaGTCCTAAAGTATTGGAGgtagataaaatatgtatagaaccttatttatagagcttatcacaagcttcattttttgtttaacacatttttttgtaaaatgaatattttctgaaataattaagaaaaactgtttttttctttctctaagtatatctcgaaaactatagGAAAGCGCTAATTAATTTATGAGGAAGAGTTGGTCAGTATTCTTGCCTCTATAATACTatatatgtcaaggtcaacatgattggagctgggtcccctatagtgcacaattaccaaatttttaaatattttaacaaaactgtTCTTAACTGCCCAGTTACATACTTGTGCATTCATGAATCAGACTTTATGTGTTTCGACTAGTTTGGATTATAAGTTAGTTTTTAAGTATTTGTGGAAACATTGTCTCGAAGAATTGTAATTCCtgcgaataaattatttatttattttgactcgcgattagattatttattgattttattgcattttagtGAGCGTAATCCTGGCGGTTGTGGAATTCAACGTGGTACCGCATCAACGAATCGGTTTCTTCTGCAATGATCCAAAAATCTCATTTAAATTCACGGGCGACACGATCTCCATGGGCGTATTGATAAGCTTCACTTTAGCCATGCCTTTAGTAGTAGTAAGTACTCTGGTTTCTCATATTTTTGCTTCTTTTAGTCTTACTGAAACAAAAATTGTTCATggtgattaaattatttttttttattaaaaaatacattttctaaatttaaaaataaattaaattgattaaattattttcttgattaaaaaatatattttctaaatttaaaaataaattatcttatatttagtttatatattttatatggagaaaaggaaatttttagataatcttttttttttaagccaaAAGCTTCGAGAGTaacataagaattttttttggcCGATTTCAGATTTGGATCGCAGAATACGTCTGTTATCACCCTAACAGTTACGAGAAGGTGTCATGCTATGGCACCCGGGGCAAACAAATTTGGCGTTGGTATGGACACTACTTCGCGGGAATTTCGACGCTCACGCTCGTCATCGAAATCATGAAACTCCTGATCGGTGAACCGCGGCCGCACTTTCTCGACACGTGCAAACCGCGCGAGGCGGCCAACTGCACCGATGAGTAAGCACCGACCTCTTCCACCCGTTTCTTTCTTTGTCCCGGCTGGCTCACCGCCTAGGCGCAATCGGGTCGATCTTTATGTCGTCGGCGTGTAGGCAGACCGGCGTGGTGGACGCGAATGGCGCGTTCGTGGGTCTATGTATGCGACGCGTAAAGAAACGAAGAAATATGCATGCCGGGCACCTACGTAGAAGACACGATAATTGCACAAGTTCTCAGCAATGCCGAGAGATAGTACGCGAAGAGTGGACTTGTTACTTACGCTTTGTCGTAAAACAAATTGACACGcaagtttatcttttttttttttattggatagAGTGATACAGTAAATGGCTCAGTTACTGACAATTTGACAAATATTAGAAATCCGAtcttaaatacttttcttttttttattagaagaataaagtgttatgtttaaaaaaatataacagtaaaatgttataacaattaGACTccttaattcaagtaaaattaaatacaattatgccatgatataatttaaatgtttaaaaaaagcatttaggATGTAATTTCCAGTATTTGGCACACTAATTGTTGAACAATTGTTATTGGGACACTAGTTGATCAGTAATTGGACCATTACTCCAGATCTTTTTCAggtaacaaaaaaaagtatagtTGCTCGTAGATCTATTTATCAATCGCGAGGAAGATAAGTTTGCTCACTGCTCGGATACATGCGGTCGGTTATATAGAATCCTATAATGCGTTTAATATTTTGCCGGATTATCTGATCTTTTTTTACGTCACTTTTATGCCAGATAACCTCACGATAAAGCAAAGTATCCGTTGTATTGGTACTAAAATCGCAACTATAAAAGCTATATTGGAATTTCGCTCTCGGAATATTgctcagaatttttcaaaacgtTCGCTTTAAATTTCATCCGCGCCCAATTTGACACAGCAGAGACAGTGACGTTTTTGAATTTCTCTTTTTGCAGATACTTCAGTTTTTACACGTGCACGAATACCGAGTTT contains these protein-coding regions:
- the LOC105198632 gene encoding phospholipid phosphatase 1 isoform X2: MHCREKNSSTVNERREGGGKERVKERRRVTSRLPIKWSLRNHFAFVSVILAVVEFNVVPHQRIGFFCNDPKISFKFTGDTISMGVLISFTLAMPLVVIWIAEYVCYHPNSYEKVSCYGTRGKQIWRWYGHYFAGISTLTLVIEIMKLLIGEPRPHFLDTCKPREAANCTDEYFSFYTCTNTEFSTWFINDSSKSFPSGHSALSVYTSIFLVWYLQNRLPNRTLFLKPWLQCLMGMWAVTCSLTRVGDNRHHWWDVLVGDVLGLLFSLFIVVVSCQHFRLERAADADADAAAAAVAATHALNEPLENGYDVQRKQSVKKLLNPTVVNVSEGREMKDVANWRE